The following are encoded together in the Fusarium keratoplasticum isolate Fu6.1 chromosome 1, whole genome shotgun sequence genome:
- a CDS encoding Peptide hydrolase, with the protein MGKPAISMAASSTMLRMPSPFTTLALCILAFVSTTLFSPAAAAGSMTLSDDALNNIPSPGDDFDIHKGKLLAPILIPRVPGTEGQLRTQKHFVDFFTENLPEWTLEWQNSTSKTPATGNKDVPFANLIFRRDPPWAQKGDVSRLTLAAHYDSKYEPEGFIGATDSAAPCAMLMHLARSIEAGLKAKWETMQKNGDDGLEDAQGIQILFLDGEEAFHEWTNDDSLYGSRSLAEQWEFQFHGSTSTYRTPLDSISLFVLLDLLGEKNPRVPSYFLTTHWAYRAMAALEKRMRELNLLETKPKRAFLPEVNKDATRFSRSYIDDDHRPFMQRGVEILHIIPTPFPIMWHKMGDDGENLDLPTVRDWARITTAFVVEWMGIQDFMPGVTGTKAKRSGAAATTTTSRRTEL; encoded by the exons ATGGGAAAACCTGCCATTAGCATGGCCGCATCCTCGACAATGCTCCGAATGCCATCGCCATTCACCACCCTCGCCCTCTGCATCCTCGCCTTCGTCTCGACAACCCTCTTCTcgccagctgctgctgccgggTCCATGACGCTTTCcgacgatgccctcaacAACATCCCATCGCCCGGCGACGATTTCGATATCCACAAGGGCAAGCTGCTGGCCCCGATCCTGATCCCCCGCGTCCCGGGAACCGAGGGCCAGCTGCGCACCCAGAAGCACTTTGTCGACTTCTTCACCGAGAACCTCCCCGAATGGACGCTCGAGTGGCAGAATTCGACCTCCAAGACACCCGCCACCGGTAACAAGGACGTGCCCTTTGCGAACCTCATCTTCCGCCGGGATCCGCCATGGGCGCAAAAGGGGGACGTGAGCCGCCTCACCCTGGCTGCGCACTACGACAGCAAGTACGAGCCCGAGGGTTTCATCGGTGCGACAGACAGCGCTGCGCCATGTGCAATGCTGATGCACCTGGCGAGGAGCATTGAGGCTGGGCTCAAGGCAAAGTGGGAGACCATGCAGAAGAACGGCGACGATGGACTCGAGGACGCCCAGGGAATTCAGATCCTGTTTCTGGACGGTGAGGAAGCCTTTCATGAGTGGACAAATGATGATTCCCTCTACGGGTCGAG ATCACTCGCAGAACAGTGGGAGTTCCAGTTCCACGGCTCTACGTCCACTTACCGAACACCTCTTGACTCAATCAGCCTCTTCGTtctcctcgaccttctcgGCGAAAAGAACCCTAGAGTCCCCTCGTACTTCCTGACAACGCATTGGGCATACCGCGCAATGGCTGCGCTTGAGAAGCGCATGCGAGAGCTGAATCTCCTCGAGACGAAGCCTAAGAGAGCATTCCTCCCCGAGGTGAACAAGGATGCCACTCGTTTTAGCCGCAGCTACATCGACGACGATCACCGGCCATTTATGCAGCGCGGCGTCGAGATCCTGCACATCATCCCGACACCGTTCCCGATCATGTGGCACAAGAtgggcgacgacggcgagaaCCTCGATCTGCCGACGGTTCGCGACTGGGCGAGGATCACGACGGCATTTGTGGTCGAGTGGATGGGCATCCAGGACTTCATGCCCGGCGTGACGGggaccaaggccaagaggagCGGCGCGGCGGCCACGACAACGACGAGCCGGAGGACGGAGCTGTAG
- a CDS encoding Dolichyl-diphosphooligosaccharide--protein glycosyltransferase subunit 2, translating into MRFSIASSLLLLSGVASAASSWGFTDGSVTVSSKKADGVTQKFAEQKPTKNALVFGHTDSIKVSLTTTEASKAKRPHQAFLVLTEATGLEAPYPLTIKASGKGSVEITHKDLPIQLLLSDTPLKANLVLGSFGSSDPLISPVFEIEIRLDPNAPAPQYDAPVRYGPRAQINHIFRADPKSPPVVISLAFVLAIAAAVPTLFLAWLALGANVNHITKALGAAPVSHAVFFGSIFAIEGTFFLYYSAWNLFQTLPVVALLGAVSFLSGTKALSEVQSRRLAGER; encoded by the exons ATGCGCTTCTCAATCGCATCGTCGCTGCTTCTGCTCTCGGGCGTCGCGAGCGCTGCCTCATCCTGGGGATTTACCGATGGCTCCGTGACTGTCTCTTCCAAGAAGGCCGACGGCGTCACCCAGAA GTTCGCCGAACAGAAGCCTACCAAGAACGCCCTCGTTTTCGGCCACACCGACAGCATCAAGGTCTCGTTGACCACAACCGAAgcttccaaggccaagcgacCTCACCAGgccttcctcgtcctcaccGAAGCGACCGGCCTCGAGGCCCCTTACCCCCTCACCATCAAGGCGTCTGGAAAGGGATCAGTCGAGATT ACACACAAGGACCTCCCTATCCAGCTGCTCCTTTCCGACACccccctcaaggccaacctGGTCCTGGGCTCCTTCGGTTCTTCCGACCCTCTGATCTCCCCCGTCTTCGAGATCGAGATTCGCCTTGATCCCAACGCTCCCGCGCCCCAGTACGACGCTCCTGTGCGATACGGCCCCCGAGCCCAGATCAACCACATCTTCCGCGCCGACCCCAAGAGCCCCCCCGTCGTCATCTCTCTCGCCTTTGTGCTGGCCATTGCGGCTGCTGTTCCCACCCTTTTTCTGGCT TGGCTCGCTCTGGGTGCCAACGTCAACCATATCACCAAGGCCCTCGGTGCTGCGCCGGTCTCGCACGCCGTCTTCTTTGGAtccatctttgccattgaGGGAACCTTCTTCCTTTACTACAGCGCCTGGAACCTGTTCCAGACCCTGCCCGTTGTCGCCCTTCTCGGCGCCGTGTCCTTCCTGAGCGGTACCAAGGCTCTGAGCGAGGTTCAGAGCCGACGACTTGCCGGCGAGAGGTGA